TTCGTGTTTGATGTGAATGCGAGCCAAATCGCTTTCGATGAGCAGCGGATTGCTGATGGTCCTGATCATCTTCGGAGTCGCTGGCCTACTCTTCTTCTTGCCCGAGTCCACCACATCGAGGTTCTCGGTGGAGACGGGCTGGTAGTAGGACTTCTTGTCCAAATTCGCCTCGGGATCCACCTTGGCCTTTTGCAGTTCGTCCCACATCCGAATGTCGCAGACTTTCAGCTTCATGTAGATAAATATGATGATGCGGTAGAAGGCGACGTATCCAATCATTAGGCAAAGGGCCAGGGTGCAGTGGTCGCCCACTGTGCCAACGAGGGTGTCGAAACTCATCCtgactattttattttccgtGCAGTATTTGTAGGTGGTCGGGGTGATGATCACCCAATACACGAGAACCGTGATCAACTCGATTATCCTTTTCTGAAACATTGCGGCTATTGGGTTCGATTCCCGATTCGCGCTTCGATGCGGTTTGGTTAAAGCTTCGTATCTGACTAAGTGACGACGTGCGCCTCATCGAGCTATATATAAACGTTCGTATTACAGCGCCGACCGCAATCGAACCGTCAGGTTCCGAAGCCAAGCTCAAACTTACGGCTCTTCGGCTTCCAACTGAGTGCATCGAGGGGCTCTGAGCCGGTTATCAGTCGGCTATGGCTTTATCATTCGCTGTTTACTAAGCCACTTATGGAGCGTAAACAAATCGTCACTACGTCACTAAGTGGATCCCAGGAATATTTGCGCCATTTCTTGGAACTGGCTTTGGGGGCCACCCTGCTGGCAGGTTGCCATCtcttccgattccgatttcgAGATATTGACTCGTTACCAATTACATTATAGTTCGAAAAACAGGTTGAGTGACAATCTgagcttttgtttgttttgcggATTTGCATCTCTTAGATCATTAGGTAAACCACTCAGGTCGACaggcgaaattttgagttcgAGCAGCTTGGTCTTGAGTTTTTTTTGAATTACTGTGTGTGATTCATGCTGAACTTAAATAATTCATTATGTGATTTAAGCGCTTTGGTAAGGTAAATTGCGCCTTGGCGTCTTTGTCTCCGAACGGTGATGAATTTTCgatattataaaatactttCGGCATGATTTCATACACGACTGCAGGCTGCAGCTAATATAGATAGTCTGCCATTAATTGTGGCTAATTGCAGTGTCTAAATCAATCAGGCCGATCTGACAGCCCGCAGTTTGTAACAGGTTCAAGGTGAATAAACCCCCGGATGCTAAAAAGAGAGAGATTTCTTTCTCTCTGGTTGGTGTAGAAACCTTTTCAGAAATTCCCTACGTGCGACATCAGATTTCGCAGGTGTCTTCGATCTTTGCGTCAGGTGAATGAGTGAGTGCGATTAGTTCGAACCGTGAATGAGTGTGATTGGATCAGAAAACCCAGACCATTAGCTAGAGGCTGGTTTGGCCGATCGACAACATGACTGGGCATTAATTTGCATTATAATCAGGCACAGTGGTGGGGTAGTTCACCTGGGCACGAGCCACTTGTAAAGAGGTCTGAACTTTACTTGCCCTACACCTGCTTCAGTTTAAAAGATTCCAGTTCAGTCCGACTTATGAATGGGAGTTACGAAAGACTCGTTCTCCGATCGGACTCATTTACACCactatatagtatatagtatAACCAGGCCAATTATCATATCGTTTCGCTTCCATTCATTCATTAGAGTCCCCATTAGTCACCTGCCTCCCTCCACATACAGT
The genomic region above belongs to Drosophila takahashii strain IR98-3 E-12201 chromosome 2L, DtakHiC1v2, whole genome shotgun sequence and contains:
- the LOC108068553 gene encoding uncharacterized protein yields the protein MFQKRIIELITVLVYWVIITPTTYKYCTENKIVRMSFDTLVGTVGDHCTLALCLMIGYVAFYRIIIFIYMKLKVCDIRMWDELQKAKVDPEANLDKKSYYQPVSTENLDVVDSGKKKSRPATPKMIRTISNPLLIESDLARIHIKHETRPLESATLPRLQQAQVHPSPVPSLRCAPPVPQMQKSATLPNQHSKGVIMSPKVLMPRPQQV